The proteins below come from a single Aegilops tauschii subsp. strangulata cultivar AL8/78 chromosome 6, Aet v6.0, whole genome shotgun sequence genomic window:
- the LOC109739483 gene encoding F-box/kelch-repeat protein At3g16580-like, giving the protein MPPTAGAVSLPDEIIFDILTRVPVNSACRFRCVSSEWRALITDPDFVAAHKFRQAEPLVAVYSFREEPSKGAELRLVDMDGNTVRVIKVKDGGGSSNKLPRHDPICITDDHSGACLVDPATGEVLAACPRANSLVMCFGRAVPSGSYKVVRFVRDQRCHVLTLTDATGWKRRGRRQPASNVTRAP; this is encoded by the coding sequence ATGCCGCCGACCGCCGGCGCCGTCTCGTTACCAGACGAGATAATCTTCGACATCCTCACCAGAGTGCCGGTGAACTCGGCGTGCCGATTCCGATGCGTCTCCAGCGAGTGGCGCGCCCTCATCACCGATCCAGACTTCGTCGCCGCGCACAAGTTCCGCCAAGCCGAGCCTCTCGTCGCGGTTTACTCCTTCCGAGAAGAACCTAGCAAGGGGGCCGAACTGCGGCTGGTCGACATGGACGGCAACACTGTGCGCGTGATCAAGGTCAAGGATGGAGGCGGATCTAGCAACAAGCTCCCCCGCCACGACCCTATATGCATCACCGACGATCATTCTGGCGCATGCCTGGTCGACCCTGCCACCGGAGAGGTGCTGGCGGCCTGCCCGAGAGCGAATTCACTCGTCATGTGCTTCGGCCGGGCCGTCCCGTCCGGTTCGTACAAGGTGGTCCGCTTCGTCCGCGACCAGAGGTGCCATGTTCTTACTCTAACAGATGCCACCGGATGGAAACGACGTGGCCGCCGCCAACCCGCGTCGAATGTTACCCGGGCTCCGTGA